Part of the Bacillus sp. N1-1 genome, GAACAACAGCGTCAACAAAAGATGAGACCAGATCAGAATACTGGTCAAGCCCAGCCGAATGAAAATGCTGCTCCTGAGCAGGGAGAAGCCAACAAAGAAAAATCCCCTACTTCAGAGCCTTCAGGTGAAATAACGAAAGAAGTTCAGCAGGTTATTGATTTAACAAACGAAGAGCGCAAAAAGCAAGGACTATCTCCATTAAAAGCTATGCCATCATTAAGTGATGTCGCTCAGGAAAAATCACGTGACATGCAGCAAAAAAATTACTTTTCACATACAAGTCCCACATATGGTTCTCCATTTGATATGATGAGGGATTTCGGGGTGGACTTTAATACAGCTGGTGAAAATATTGCTCAGGGACAACAAACTCCTGATGCTGTCGTTGATGCATGGATGAAAAGTGAAGGTCATCGCAAAAACATTATGAACAGTAGTTTCACTCATATCGGAGTGGGACTTGCACAAGATGGCCATTATTGGACACAAATGTTTATCGGAAAATAGTGATATCAGGTGAAGGAGCCACATTCGTGGCTCTTTTCTCTTTTTTCGAAAAAATATCTCGAATTCTATATCAAGAAGAAGGAAGTGGATTCATTTTGTCGAAACAAGATACTAACCGGTTAGTAAGTGTGCTGTTTTCCAAAATAGATTGACAAGGAGAGATTACTTATGGATTTACGATTAACCGACGAACAAGTTATGGTGCAAAAAACAATTCGCAAATTTGTAGAGAACGAATTAATTCCGTTAGAAAATGATGTGCTTCGCAATGAACGTGCTGGAAAACCAGGTATTTCTACTGAAAAGATGGAAGAGCTTCAGCAAAAAGCTAAAAAAGCAGGGTTTTGGGGTATTAATACACCGGAAGAATACGGTGGGGCTAACCTTGGTCAAATGATGCTTGCGATCGTGATGATGGAAGTTTCTAAAACGTTTGTCCCATTCCGCTTCGGTGGATCAGCTGATAATATTCTTTATTACGCAAATGACGAACAGAAAGAAAAGTATCTTCTTTCAACGATAAATGGTGAAAAGAAATCTTGTTTTGCGATGACGGAGCCTGGCGCTGGTTCTGATACGCGTAATATTAAAATGACGGCTGTACGTGATGGGGATGAGTGGATTCTTAACGGTGAGAAAACGTTTATTACTGGTGGAAATGAAGCTGACTTTGTCATGGTGATCGCGATTACAGATAAAGAAAAGCATGCCGAAACGGGTAGAGACGGAGTTACTTGCTTTATCGTAGACCGTGAGATGGGTTGGAAGTCCGAATACATTCACACAATGGGAGAATGGGGACCGGCAGGATTAGTGTTTGATAATGTGAGGGTACCACATGAGAATATTCTAGGTGAAGTTGATGGCGGTTACAACCTTGGTCTGGAATGGATTGGTTTTGCTCGATGGATTGTCGGTGCAACAGCTGTCGGGGCTGGTGAACGCTTACTTAAAATGGCGATTGACTACGCGAATGAAAGAGAAACGTTTGGCAAACCAATTGCAGAACGCCAGGCAATTCAATGGCAAATTGCAGATTCTGCTGTTGAGATTGAAGCTGCTAAATGGCTCGTTTTAAACGCTGCTTATACCCTCGATGAAGGAAAAGATAATCGACAGCTCGCTTCCATGGCTAAGCTATATGGTTCAAATATGGGCAATCGCGTTGTTGACCGTGTTTTACAAATTCATGGAGGAATGGGTTATACAAAGGAGCTCCCAATCGAACGCTGGTATCGTGAAGCTCGTCTTTGGAGGATCTATGATGGGACAGACGAAATTCAACGCTTAATCATTGCTCGAAACCTCTTGAAAGGACATGTGAAGGTAGGACAATACGCTTAGGAGGCTGTTTATGTTTGAATCACTTATTGGTACACGATCGACTCCTGTAAAAAATATCATAGAACGCGGCTCTTTGAAAGCGTTATCAAAAGCAATCGGGGATGACTCACCGCTTTATCTTGATGAGTCAGTTGGAAAACGCTCAAGGTATGGAGAAAACATTGCACCGCCTACATATCCCAGAGTGTTTGATTATGGTGTAATTCAAGACTTAGACTTGCCTAATGTCGGATTGATTCATGGAAAGCAATCTTTCCACTATGAGCGTCCGCTTTTGGCAGGGGAAACCGTCATGTGTTCCACTTCGCTTGAAAATTACTATGAGCGCAATGGAAAGAGTGGTTTACTCGGATTTCTTTTATTAAAGCGGTATGGAGAAGAGCCAGGAGGAAAATTAATTTTTACAGAAGAGCAAGTAGTGATTATTACTGAAGCTGTAAGAGAGGGGATGAGTTCTTGAACATAGTAGAAGAATTTAGTGTCGGAACACCATTGGAAATAAAGCTCCCCCCAGTTTCTAGGTTAGATCTTATCAAATATGCAGGCGCATCGGGCGATTTCAATCCAATTCATACGATTGATGAAGAAGCTTCAAAAGCAGGACTTCCAGGTATTATTGCACATGGGATGTGGACAATGGGTAACTTAGCGAAATTGTTCACTCCATATTATGAAGAAGTCTTTCTTGAAGATTATTCTGTTGCCTTCAAAGGAATGGTTTTCTTAAATGATGTGCTTACACTAAAAGCTTCTCTTGTATCGATCCAGAACGATCGTTATTATTTTGATGTAACTGCGCTTAATCAGAAAAACGAAGCAGTTGTAAAAGGCTCTGCTGTTTTAAAAAGGTTTTAATCAAATAAGTGCGCACAAACGAACCTTTTAGAGGTTCGTTTCTTTTTTGGTTCTTTTATAAATTCAATTAATTCCGAAACTTATTTTATTCCAAATCGTAGAATAAGAGAGAGGAAGATACATAATTACCACTAATCGGAAAGGATGATGAATAGGTGATGGAATTTATTGGGTTAATAATTTCCGGTATTATTTTGTTTTTATTACTCTTGGCAGGCGGTATCGGATTTTTCATTTTCAAAAGGCGTTATAAAACCGCCTCCTCTAATCAAGCACTAATTATCACAGGGCCAAAGCTAGGAGATGCAGAGAAAGATAATCGCATTTTCGTCGATGACAATGGTCGTAGTATGAAGATCGTACGTGGTGGCGGTATTCGATTAAAGTTGTTTCAAACAAGTACGCCAATCGACCTTACCTCATTTCAACTAGAAATTGCTTCCCCAAAAGCCTATACATCAGAAGGCGTTCCAATTCGAGCAACAAGTGTTGCAGAAATTAGCATAGGCAGTAGACTTGAAATTGTTGCGAATTATGCAGAAAAATTTCTAGGCAAACCACAAAAAGAGAAAGAGCGTGAATTAAAAGAGGTTCTTGAAGGTCATCTTCGAGCCATCATTTCATCGCTTACAGTCGATGAAATCTACAAAGATTTTAATTCGGTCAATAAAAAAGTGAAAAATATTGCTGAAGAAGATCTCAAGAATCTAGGATTTGAAATTACTTCTTTTGCTCTAAAAGAATTAAAGGATGATGACGAAGAGAACGGATACTTAGAAGCTCTTGGACGTCCACGAATTGCAGAAGCTAGAAAAGACGCCGATATCGC contains:
- a CDS encoding CAP domain-containing protein — its product is MYKKLMPLLLPGLLLLGACNANDNGEGALNINKTSAPTEGIQRINSGQLTIDPNSYSTETPSSKFPHGEMVQDGQFEFNDVLPGGEPREYLQEGFPEQYGIGGKEEQQRQQKMRPDQNTGQAQPNENAAPEQGEANKEKSPTSEPSGEITKEVQQVIDLTNEERKKQGLSPLKAMPSLSDVAQEKSRDMQQKNYFSHTSPTYGSPFDMMRDFGVDFNTAGENIAQGQQTPDAVVDAWMKSEGHRKNIMNSSFTHIGVGLAQDGHYWTQMFIGK
- a CDS encoding acyl-CoA dehydrogenase family protein, whose translation is MDLRLTDEQVMVQKTIRKFVENELIPLENDVLRNERAGKPGISTEKMEELQQKAKKAGFWGINTPEEYGGANLGQMMLAIVMMEVSKTFVPFRFGGSADNILYYANDEQKEKYLLSTINGEKKSCFAMTEPGAGSDTRNIKMTAVRDGDEWILNGEKTFITGGNEADFVMVIAITDKEKHAETGRDGVTCFIVDREMGWKSEYIHTMGEWGPAGLVFDNVRVPHENILGEVDGGYNLGLEWIGFARWIVGATAVGAGERLLKMAIDYANERETFGKPIAERQAIQWQIADSAVEIEAAKWLVLNAAYTLDEGKDNRQLASMAKLYGSNMGNRVVDRVLQIHGGMGYTKELPIERWYREARLWRIYDGTDEIQRLIIARNLLKGHVKVGQYA
- a CDS encoding MaoC family dehydratase N-terminal domain-containing protein, translated to MFESLIGTRSTPVKNIIERGSLKALSKAIGDDSPLYLDESVGKRSRYGENIAPPTYPRVFDYGVIQDLDLPNVGLIHGKQSFHYERPLLAGETVMCSTSLENYYERNGKSGLLGFLLLKRYGEEPGGKLIFTEEQVVIITEAVREGMSS
- a CDS encoding MaoC/PaaZ C-terminal domain-containing protein; this encodes MNIVEEFSVGTPLEIKLPPVSRLDLIKYAGASGDFNPIHTIDEEASKAGLPGIIAHGMWTMGNLAKLFTPYYEEVFLEDYSVAFKGMVFLNDVLTLKASLVSIQNDRYYFDVTALNQKNEAVVKGSAVLKRF